The Daucus carota subsp. sativus chromosome 7, DH1 v3.0, whole genome shotgun sequence genome window below encodes:
- the LOC108195250 gene encoding lignin-forming anionic peroxidase yields the protein MGSGKYNAAAAIATSFFFVFLFCMPSNAQLSTSFYDQTCPDLQSTVKTQVRTSISAERRMAGSLIRLHFHDCFVQGCDASILLDDSPTIQSEKRAPPNNNSVRGYDVIDRAKTAVEKICPGVVSCADILSIAARDATVLAGGPSWTVKLGRRDSTTTNFAQASNGLPFFRDNLQKLIDDFANKGFTIREMVALSGAHSFGQAQCFTFRDRIYNNASDIDAGFASTRRRGCPSSGRDTKLAPLDLVTSTSFDNNYYKNIMQKKGLLETDQILLSGGSTDDIVRDYSKNPATFKSDFAAAMAKMSDLSPLTGQSGVIRRICSSLT from the exons ATGGGTTCTGGCAAGTATAATGCCGCCGCAGCTATTGCTACTAGTTTCTTTTTTGTGTTTCTCTTCTGCATGCCAAGCAATGCACAGCTATCTACTTCATTTTATGATCAAACTTGTCCGGATTTACAGAGTACCGTTAAGACACAAGTGAGGACTTCCATATCTGCAGAGCGTCGGATGGCAGGCTCACTCATTCGCCTTCACTTCCATGATTGCTTTGTTCAG GGATGTGATGCATCAATCTTGCTTGATGATTCTCCTACGATCCAAAGTGAGAAGAGGGCCCCTCCAAACAACAATTCTGTAAGAGGTTACGATGTCATAGACCGAGCCAAGACCGCGGTGGAGAAGATTTGCCCCGGGGTCGTCTCTTGTGCAGACATTCTATCTATTGCTGCTCGTGATGCTACTGTTTTG GCTGGTGGTCCGTCATGGACTGTAAAGCTAGGAAGAAGAGATTCTACAACTACCAATTTTGCACAAGCATCCAATGGTCTTCCCTTTTTCCGCGATAACCTCCAGAAACTTATTGATGACTTCGCTAACAAGGGCTTCACCATAAGGGAGATGGTTGCTTTATCTG GTGCACATTCGTTTGGTCAGGCACAATGTTTCACATTCCGTGACAGAATCTACAACAATGCATCAGACATTGATGCTGGATTCGCAAGCACCCGAAGACGCGGCTGTCCTTCCAGTGGCAGAGACACCAAATTAGCCCCACTGGATTTGGTAACATCGACCTCATTTGACAACAACTACTACAAGAATATAATGCAGAAGAAGGGACTTCTTGAAACAGATCAGATCCTTCTCAGCGGAGGCTCGACAGATGACATTGTCAGAGATTACAGCAAGAATCCAGCCACATTCAAAAGTGATTTTGCAGCTGCCATGGCCAAAATGAGTGATCTCAGCCCCCTTACAGGTCAATCTGGTGTAATTAGGAGAATTTGCAGTTCCCTCACATAA
- the LOC108193611 gene encoding pentatricopeptide repeat-containing protein At5g13770, chloroplastic, giving the protein MATMPNSPDWSLACVHCNQRIHHHLIPFNSSSIIKSKSFLFLSFLSSTSRLLVSSTSSSCKQPILEDASSHSPPVAELELKLQDLELPKTTKIEDSNGLICTMFKDPKNHQLGFEYYQKAKELPEFRPQNATIKHLVRYLIRSKSWNSIWSLCEDFEKFHVYPDSSTCCKLISSCIRARKFKLVNKIIDLLKCGDGTQGIVVLAFETAMRGYNKLHMYKSTIEMYEDMKSAGILLDPGCYCQIMEAYMKIGNNDRVVALFQEFEMKVDWTPFLPQIYRILCESLGRSGRAFEALEFFRDMTKKGFPEDSSFYSTLICAFADIKDVKMAEELMIEAEGKKMLKDPATYLKLVLMYIEQGMMEKTLDVAAVMRRMNIKVSDCILCAIVNGYSKKRGLSHTVKVYEDLISEGCEPGQVTYASIINVYCRLGLHSRAEEVFSEMEQKGIYKCMVAYSSIIAMYGKTDRIRDAMRLVAKMKERGCAPNVWIYNSLLDMHGKVVNLRQVEKIWKEMKRRKVVPDRVSYTSIINAYNKAKELEKCVEYFEEYRLNGGGIDKAMAAIMVGVFSKTNNVNELVKLLQDLNAEGIQLDGRLYRSSLNALRDSGMQAQAKWLLQSFEAR; this is encoded by the coding sequence ATGGCAACCATGCCCAATTCTCCAGATTGGTCACTAGCTTGTGTTCACTGCAATCAAAGAATTCATCATCACTTGATCCCCTTCAATTCATcttcaataatcaaatcaaaatcttttctctttctctctttccTCAGCTCAACTTCAAGGCTTTTAGTTTCAAGTACCTCATCTAGCTGCAAACAACCAATTCTTGAAGATGCATCCTCTCATTCTCCTCCTGTGGCTGAACTTGAGCTCAAGTTACAGGATTTGGAGCTCCCGAAGACGACGAAAATAGAGGACTCAAATGGGTTGATTTGCACTATGTTTAAAGACCCCAAGAATCATCAACTTGGGTTTGAGTATTATCAAAAGGCTAAAGAATTGCCAGAGTTTAGACCACAGAATGCCACCATAAAGCATCTGGTCAGGTACTTGATACGTTCGAAATCTTGGAATTCTATATGGTCATTATGCGAAGATTTTGAGAAATTTCATGTGTATCCTGACAGTTCTACATGTTGTAAATTAATTAGTAGCTGCATTAGAGCTAGAAAATTTAAActtgtaaataaaattattgatcTACTGAAATGTGGTGATGGTACTCAAGGGATTGTTGTTTTGGCATTCGAGACGGCGATGAGAGGCTATAACAAACTTCATATGTATAAATCCACAATTGAAATGTATGAAGATATGAAATCAGCTGGCATTTTGTTAGACCCTGGATGTTATTGCCAGATAATGGAAGCTTATATGAAAATAGGGAATAATGATAGAGTTGTGGCATTGTTTCAAGAATTCGAGATGAAAGTAGACTGGACACCTTTTCTGCCTCAAATTTATCGAATTCTATGTGAATCATTAGGTAGATCTGGAAGGGCTTTTGAGGCTCTTGAGTTCTTTAGAGACATGACTAAGAAGGGGTTTCCTGAGGATTCTTCGTTTTACTCGACATTGATTTGTGCATTTGCGGATATTAAAGATGTGAAGATGGCTGAGGAGCTAATGATCGAAGCCGAGGGAAAGAAAATGTTGAAGGATCCAGCTACATATTTGAAGCTTGTTTTAATGTACATTGAGCAGGGGATGATGGAGAAAACTCTTGATGTAGCTGCGGTGATGAGACGTATGAATATTAAGGTATCCGACTGCATATTATGCGCTATTGTGAATGGATACTCAAAGAAGAGAGGGCTAAGTCACACAGTTAAGGTTTATGAAGACCTTATATCAGAGGGATGTGAGCCTGGCCAAGTGACTTATGCTTCGATTATAAATGTCTATTGTAGACTTGGATTACATTCCAGGGCAGAGGAAGTATTTTCGGAGATGGAGCAAAAAGGGATTTACAAATGCATGGTGGCCTATTCTAGTATAATTGCAATGTATGGTAAAACTGATAGGATAAGGGATGCCATGAGGCTTGTTGCTAAGATGAAAGAAAGGGGCTGTGCACCAAATGTATGGATATACAATTCTCTGTTGGATATGCATGGGAAAGTTGTTAATTTGAGACAAGTCGAAAAAATTTGGAAGGAAATGAAGCGAAGGAAGGTTGTGCCAGACAGGGTTAGTTATACGAGCATTATAAACGCCTACAATAAAGCTAAAGAGTTGGAAAAGTGTGTGGAATATTTTGAAGAATACAGGCTTAATGGCGGTGGCATTGATAAGGCAATGGCTGCTATAATGGTTGGTGTTTTCTCTAAGACAAACAACGTAAATGAGTTAGTCAAGCTTTTGCAGGACTTGAATGCAGAAGGGATTCAATTAGATGGAAGGCTGTATAGATCATCTTTAAATGCCTTGAGGGATTCCGGGATGCAAGCTCAAGCCAAATGGTTGTTGCAGAGCTTTGAAGCAAGATAA